The DNA window TTTCGCTATAATCTATTTGCTGTAGCggcatatacctatattactatTAATGTATGTGAATAAAAGCTCAAGTTGTAGGTAAAGCTTCATCAGTCGGAAGTAAGTTCCATAGTTACATTTGTACCATTTGTACTGAatcttaatttttataaaattgttacaGGTAGGGCTGGATCTACCCCACCCTCCTGGTTGTTTGTCGCTGTCAAGGGAGCCACGCGTTGCATACCATTTCGTATTACTCGCCTGGACGAGGAACCGCCCAGTTGGCCAACATTTATTGGCCGGCCGGTTGTGCCTCACAGTCCGGTGCTATCTCACCTTCGCCTCCTGCGTAAAAAATGCACGATGTGAATGAATCAATGATCCGTAACTTAGTTTGGGATCTTCGGCACGTACAATCGCTTGGACAAAAGTTATAGTTTGGTATTTCGATGATGTCAATAACCGTGCCTGGTAAAAGATTCGTGCATCCGACATGATATCGTATAATAACATATACTCGTACGCGGATACGCGTATGGGGTACGGACGTGTACGCTGGAACTTTGACACTCGCAATAAGGTATTATACGCGGTCATACCTACGTCTCACAGGTTCTGGAAAGAATACGCAGCGAACAAGGGCAAGGCGGCCAGAGGCAACGGGTTGCAGTAAGTATGGAATGGAGCGGTGGCAAATGGCAGAAGAACGGGGAATCGAACTCTGCGTGGGGCCATGTCAGGACGTTGCCCTCTCGCAAATCATTTCTCATCTTACTCGCAGCCGTTATTCTGCAAGTCGCATGATGCTGTGAGATTTACATTTACCGTTTCCTTTGGGTCTGGCAAAAAATCGCCTATCCCGGCTGCATGCCACAGTGACTCGTGTTGAATTGTTTAACGAATTCGAATTATCGATATCCGCGAAACGGTATACCTATACTTGCAAATGTTGTGGTGCGTAGCCGAGACCTGAAGAATTTTTCTACCTTACTCCAGGCTGCTCCGGGCCATGCATGACTCCTGGGTTCTTGAACTCACGGAGCTGGTTGATCCACTACGGGATGTAGAGGTGGGGTGCAGGAGTGGGATGGGGTGGGGATCCCGGTTGCACCGGAATGAAATCAGTCTGATGAGGTTTCCAAGGTTCGTTAGAACAATTCGCGTCGATCCTTCGTCCGATCAGGTCGTACACTGACGAACAAGTGTAACTTTGGACATTCTTATCACGAGTCGGCGAGATCTGGCTCAAAAGTACGTTGACATGATTAATACGACTATATTCAAATCAGCCTTCATTTTGCTGGCCTTGCTGTATCAGGCGATGAGTCACCCGTTAGATACGGACGCGGGAGTTGAATCTTCCAAATTCTCGGCGGAAGAGATAACGGCGATAAGGCCAAGCGTCGGGGGTGATCATTACGATCAACGACAAAAcggaacgaaaaattttcgcattcACGTCGACGGCGTCGTTATCGTTGTGGCCCCGGCGGAAGCGCTTCTCCTCGCTGGAGAACTGGATCCATCTATACTCGGTTTTGGACAGGAGGGAATCGACGCCCCCTTGAAGCCGGAAACTGCTAGTACGGAATCGCACAAACCATTAACGATCGAGGAGACCCAAAAgccgattaaaaaaaaatttatccacaGGTTAGTCATTCGATTTGCACAACTGCTGTGCTGCGTGATTCTTCCAGGGACGGGGGGACTGCATTTCTCCGCGTGCAGAATATTTCCAATATGAGCATGACCCGAAAGTGAACTTTTCTCGTGCATATAATTAGTGTCTGCGTGCTCGAAAATACCTATCACAGCAGCTCTCCCATTCAGCTTAAATGACAATAATACACTACCATACGATATCCTCTAatggttaaaaaatgtttttgcaGTCACAACTTACGACTGAGCAGCCTACTCGGACCAATTCTACGGAGCATTTCACCTTAAAGATGTCGATAGTCTGGTGTTGATGCACCCGATCAGTTGCCGTCTTCGCGAGTAATTATAAATATCCGTCATGGTGTATTGTCAAGGCGTGCCGCTAATCGTGAGTGTTTATTGACGGGGACATCTGACACAGACGGTAGAGACCGATCCACACCGCTCAACACGGCGTGAGGATTGAAATTACCCCGAGCAACCTGTGTCAGCGGTAGACTTCATCAACTACTCACGATACACTACAATTTTTGTACCGAATAGATTCTATACGCATAGGTGTCAATGTGTAACTGcaattcgaaataaatttgtgaGCATGTTCAATACAGTAATAGCAAagattttgtatttattattagtaCATACCTCTTACACTTACAGCGTCATTTATTGAATACCTATACTGGCCTCGAGTCAGTGTAAACGATGGGGCCGACGTTAACTGGAACCCGCATAAAACGTTTCTCTCTCGTTTAGGGGTTGGACGGCTGGTATTCTATAAATGACCTGAAAAATACCTGAACCCAGCTGGccgaatttcgaattattttacgGCAAGGGCGGTCCGCTCCTGCCCAACCGAATGCTGGATTTTATTTCTGACGACCATGCAACATCAATAACATGTGCAACATGTGTTCTCAGCAATTGAGATGAATTCAGATTGACAATAAACAGACTGTAATGTACTAATTAaagcaaaatattatattccCCCTGATATTGCCAGAAACTTATTGCACTTGACCGTTCCGCCTGGTTGCGTGGATCAGGTTTTCCATGTCTTGCCGCATTTTTCCCGCAAGCTATTGTCGCCCAAAGTATTTCGCTCGAGCGTCTCCAAAATACCTATATCTAGGCGGTTATCAGCAATCTGTTATACAGGACCGTCTCGAACCAGCCTGCAGTTATAAAAAGGTCATCGGAAGATCTTGCCTCGATAAGAAGCTTGCCTATTTATTAACCTGGAAGGTAGTAAAAAGGCGTCCGGATGAGCTTGTAATTACCAGATTCATCACACCTACTGCAGATTCAacttgaaacaattttaagTGAATTCCACATCTATCGCACAGTTATTCGAATAATGCCAACTCATTTAGGGAATTACGAGGTGATCAAACTAGGCAGGCGTAGACATTAGACGGTAATTAATACGCTCGATTCTTATAGCGTTGGCTGACCTCGAAAACTGATTCATGGTGACACTTATCAATAATCAGGTACGGCCGTAGTAATTTTTGCAATCGTGTAAAAGGTTGTTCGTAAATTACGTGACGTATTTAGGAATCCCTTTTCAGCCCAACCCCCTCGTGTAAGCAcgtcagaaaaaaattttgaacttcCCTCTACGCAGTGTGAATCAGTGGTACTCTGAGGATACCGATAGCTTTGTTACAGGCAGACTCTGACGCGCCGTTTCCAATAATATTTGGCAATCACCGTGaacgtttgtttttgtttacttatattttgataaatcaCGTACAAACATTAAAAACGCCCTACCCCGTACCgtaacaaataataaataaactggTTTGACTCTCCCTCTCCCACCCCGCCTCGCCCCTAAATTTGTTACGTAACTTCAATACGGCCCTTAAACAGATTGAACACACACGCAGGCATGCACACACATTCATCTAGCGGATTAAAATTTTGCAGCTATAATGTTGTCTTTTGCATCTCGTTGCACGTTTTATTTGATTACACattaaaatacaatatttacCACTATTTGGCATCAAGTTATTGGCTGTGTATAAAAACATTTAACGCTAGGATACAGTGTAACGGTATTTGGATTCGTTCTATCACATTTTGTCCCGTTCGGGAATGGCCCGTCTGTAGTACACAGAATACAGCGCACGTATCGTAACTATATATAtgattgattaaataattggGGACATTTTTCAGGGTGTCTTTTGGGTGTGTGCCAGAATTATTTGTAGAGTAAGAATTTTGCTCTTTTCCGACAACGGTACAGTGGAATTAAAATAGACCTGTGGGCATTGGGAATTCCACGAATCATCCTGACAATTTTTCTACACAAAAGAATTGATTTTACAGTAAGTGAATTGGACCAATTCCTGAGCGTGTcaatttcatactttttacTTAACTTTGCAAATTTGTCGCTCTCTCCTCAATCGCCAACGATGTAAaatgtacattttttaaatttcgccAATCCCACTGAAGAACTTGACTGTGTTTGATGTTACTGATTCATCTTTTAATGCAATGTAGATCGTTTCGGACATGGCTGCAAATATCAAGGTAACAACCGATTAAAACGAGGGCACAGCGGTCCCATGACACGACAACGACGACCCCGATCCGCGCTGCGAAACTTTGGTACATTTCTTAAAAGAGGAACTTACATTTCGTACtgaaaataagttttgaaGAATTTACCTGAACAACGTTGAAATGCGTAACATACTTTTTGCGAGTCAACTTATCGGTGATCTTGTTTGTCTGACAGTGCAAACAAGGACAATTGAGTGTGTATGAAAGTGAACAGAGTTGTCAACATAAGGTCATATTTATGCCTAAATTTTCCCGTCATTTGTGATCTCGCAGGAAACACTGACAGATTAGATTTCAGCTGTGAGGGAAAGCGCAAATGTCAATAACCGAACAATGTCCATTAAACCAAGGGCTTGTAAGGCTCTTGCAGGTTTTTCAGTGTTTGGTATGTACAACAATAAACTCTGCGATCGATATTAGTTTTTTGATTTCCGAAAGTCTACTAATAATTTGCAGAAATTCCCATCTGCATATCGTTCGCTGtaatatacaggtatacatgtatacataggtGTGTATTACGTCCGTTCATACGGTAAAATATCTTTGGTTTATCATACCTAATTacaatatttggaaaaaaaattggagaaatgATCGTATATCTAGGACACTTCGAttcaaaaatgtgaaaaagttCAATTGCTagaacagaaaatatttttcatcaacgcGTCTGCAGAGCACACGGTGATCAACAGTTTTCGATGCACCTTCGTTATACTGTGGATATTTGGTGAAATGTGCCCGTCCAGGATGGTTGAGATTATGAGCAGTAACCGCTGCAAGTCGATCCCTGGGTCGATGACGAGGGTCCGCTTTGTCACATATAGGTGGTTCACGGTACGTACAGGGTTACACGAATTATCTTAACTGAGATCTCAATAGTTTTCAGTACCCACGAACATAAATTTACAATTCCAAACGTTTTGTTCTGAATCAGGgggaaaattaatgattgGAATAGGAATGAATAAGAATGTTTTCTAATACGAATTTGAGTggtctgtaaaaaaattttttatacggtTGCAAAATGCAGCCGAACGTTGATTACCTAATAACAATTGGTGAATGAGTGAATGTTATAATTGTGCTAATTCGTGTCAGCTAGGAACCAGGTGACATACAGCGGGTATCCGAGTTTCGTTATAACTCTATCGCTACCTTTCAATTTATGTGTTTGAAACGTTGGGTTCTTCAAAAAATGTGCTGCAACACAGTGTGATCATGAATTTGTGAAGCGTGTAAAGAGGAAATCAACTATTTTATGCGAgcacatatatacgtatagtcaATGTTTAGACAAGGAATCTATAGATCAGGCGCTTTAACCAGGGCCGATTTTCACCACTGTCGTCAACTAGTTTGCCGCATGATTAGGCTGTGGCTAGCCGTAGCATTCATCGTATTTTTCACAGATCTGAACCATATTGATAACTGTAGTAAAGTGGATGTCgcatttattaattattattaaatccCTACTCATTCGGTAATCtcgaatgaaatttggtaagttataattttaaatttctcgtATTTTCCGACTGACTAGCATGATTGATAAGTTCAGAAGTTTTATCGAGAATttttggttttgaaaaataaagtgatTAATGATTTAGGTTAGATTTTTTGATTGAATATGTACACGCGTACAGGCGTTCATTAACGGACCAGAAGTTACGGAAAACTAAGAATCTTAAAGCAATTTTCCATATCGTTCCCAATAACGCATTAATGATAGGATTAGCCGAGAAAGAAAGTATAAGTGTTTCACACAAAatagatattatttttacagctAATTTTGCCCCTCAATGTTGCTTCGAACGACGTGTAGCCGGTAAATTCTTAAAGTGTCCGCAGGCTGCAGACTATTCAAAGAAAATCAAAGAATGTCAAATTCATAGAATTTCACGTCAAACTCAGAATTTTTCTGTTAATTTACAGACAACAATCTTATGAAAAGTACTACAGAATGGATTGAACCCGCTTGAAAACAACAGATTACCTTGAGATTAGTAATTGTTTTAGAACAATGTGTCCGTATCGTTAACTGTGACAACTTTGATTGactatcatttttttttcaccagtcATGTTAGGCAATGGATTCTCTGATTCACAGAGATGGCGTGCTGGCTGTTGAACCTTTTCCAATTCCCCAACAAACGATTCCAACCTGCATTCCAGTTCAGACCTAAGCAGAGTAAgggcaaaaaatttacattgaCCACCATCGTGAAGGGTAGATTATACAGTCTGTGATAAGGAATTCCTAATCTATGATACAGAAATTAGTAGGTTTTAACAGAAAATGATTACTTTTCCTCCCTCAACTCTTGTATGCACGTATCATTATCCAGCTGTATAATTCGGAGAACTTTCAAAAGTTTAGTGACAAGATTGTCAACATCAATCACTTGATCGACAAGAGAAATAGCTGGACAATAATCTGTAAGAGGTCCTGGATTATCAGTGATGCCAGTCTCGGATTCGCTCAAGGATTCGCATTCATCATGTTCTTCAACTTCCACCTAATTCCACATTGATGCAAATCAAAACGTGACCAATAATTAATACTTAACATACATAACACTGTCAAGTATTTTATTATAAGGAATTGCAACGACTGTTTgcaatttaataataaaaaaaaatcgattgtCCAACCAATTTTACATAATTCTCTTACTATCTACCTTACGGCGATGCAGAATAGCCTGTGTGAGGTTTGAGAGGCTAGTGGATTCATCAGCAAATCGACCCTGCTTAGAACTCTCTTCAAGCCCATTTTCCGTGGAACCCAGTGTTCTGCGAAGCGAGTCGCTGCTCGATACCATATTGTGGGTGTAAGTATCTGGCAAAGGAACATCCTCCAAGACACTTTCCATCATTAGACATGGTTCTGTCTCGAAATCCAACAGGTCGGATGACGAGTCTAAGCTTATTTCTGTCAATAATGCAGAAAATTGGATATCAGCAGCAGCTATGACATGTGTAAGGAATAACTGTTTAGAGAAGGCATAATGTACAGTTGATGCGAAATCATTTTCACGTGGCAAGGTAGCTGTGGGTTAGGGAACGTACCCATACTACGTGACCCGTTTAAGGGGGGGAGCGGAGTCTTTAAAATACTACAATCAGTCACAGGAGGGGGGGAGTGGCTCAGCTTTTTGTCACGTAGTCGATTTTACTGAGAGAAATCTCGTATTTTTTAGACCTGTATTTGAATATAGCGCGCAGTGCTTAGTGCTTTTTAAACTCACAGTTGGTGGCGCTGACGCACATATGCCGAGACGTCAGCCAATTGTAAACAGACACTGTTTGTCAGACAGTTTGTATTTCAGTGAAGTTAATActacgtgaaaaataaagggGGAGATGGGGGGTCTTGGCATATACTACGAGAAGTCACCGAAGGGGGGGAGGGGtcgaaaaatctaaaaaaatagGTCACGTAGTATGGGTACGTTCCCTTACCTACACTATGTTATTGGTATACattggaaacaaaaattgacaatttcgGATGACCAGACACCATATACCTGAAAAAAGCTACTCAAACGATGAGACTGGTCATTAATCTACAGAGCATGCAGATTTTCCGGTCTGAGAAATACAATACACATGAGGCGTACCATGCCGTTTCAACCGATGTTGGACCGTCACCCATTTGATTTAAACattgattttttacatttcagtACGACTCTACCGAAGATacgacgtttttcaaatttttcaatgcatCCTTCAGTAAGAAATggattcttttcatttttacattcttTGTAGTCTGGGCTCAATGTTCCTGAAATCTAGGGACCTACAGAACTTGTCACTCGATCGTATACTGGCCTTCTGGCGGAGGATGATGTGTGATATTAACTAAAGCCGGTCAATAACCGAGGGGTGGTACAATAGGTCCTACCTGACAATGAATGCCGTGATATTAGTTATATCATAACAAATTAGATACCTATACAGTTGCACCTGTGAATGACTATTCCAGTGAAAGTATCAAGCTTACACTATTTGAAAATgcaattttcttgaaaaaaaaaaggaatatattatattctgCCTCTAATAATGtaactctgaatttttttttaaaatagcCCAAGCATGAATTTTGAGATCTTGTCGGAAGCAGTGATTCTGGTCGCACCAAATATATGAGCATTtacaattgtaaaaattgataaaattcgGTGACATTGTTATGTTTGCAATCTTCACTTTGCAGGCTTTGTAGTCagtttggaagaaaaattctggACTTGAAAAATCAGTAGTCTAGAAGTAATAACTGACAGAAAACTGTGATCAACTCCAGAACTTATAATTAATCGagaacatttttattactttactTTCGATACACTGTGTTTTCTAAATTCCGTTGAAGCAGAGTATGACCTACGATTAGTGATAACTTTGCCATGTTCACCACGGTTGATACAAATGAGAATTTTGGATTCCTGGGATAGACTTCGCCGTGTCAAATCGTTCCAGGAATGATctcgtatatttatattgtcACACCTAGGGTTGTCGGTTTTCTGGATTACTAATTTCCCGAACCTAGAATTTTTCCTCACAACTGACTGGAAGGTGTGGATTGCGTACGATTTAATAACcatttcgtcaaattttgacAATCGTAAATGACTATATCTTCAGTGAGATGAGAATCACCACTTCTGACAAGGTGTTGAACTCGTTCTCAGCTGCAAAGAATtcattgatgaaaaaaaaaatgtaaattctgTTATCAGtggtgaaatataaatttatactgtTTTGTAAAAAAAGGGCATTTTTAACAGTAGataacttttgtttttcacacaCAGCAAAATAGTAATTCCAAGGCGCAACTTTATTGTCCTGCAAGTTTTTATGATACTCAGTCAAGATTGCCAGGTGCAATCTAGTTTTCGATGCAGGACCATGCAAAGATCGAAAAgatgatgaaagaaaaatacttctTGCTCTAGGATGATTTGATAGTGGATTCTCATTTTGAGTAATACTACAACATAAAACACAAAGTCCAAATCTAACGTGATTAGAATCAAACATTGGTTGAAACAGCttggaatgccccatatgcGTCTGGTAAAATCACTTACCCTTGTGCAATTGCTTCAAAGCGGGTTCAATAAATGCAGGTTTTCTATCCGCAGGTTTTCCAACAAACGGATGTGTTGCTGCATTTCTGATAGCACCAATAACCGCTGATACAAAGGAACCTCTCTTTGGACTTGGCGTGAACTCTTTGAGACTTTGCCTAGAGCTAACAGGGCTTGACTCGACACTGCTGTTACTACAACTGTATGCTTCGTTAATATATATGACATCCTGAAAATTAATCCATACGGTGTGGTTTCGTAAAATGCAACCTTGATTTACATCTAGCAcataaaaatcagttttcgAATCACCTACTTGTTGCTTATTGAGTTCTTGATGAAATTGCAAACAAATTGAGAAACTGCTGTGATATTTTTGTTACGTACCCAATGACTTTTTGGTTACAACTGATAATATTCAGAGATGGAAGCGGCATTATTTCGAACAAAGTGACTGGAAATATGCAAGAGTACAGAAAAGCTGCTGACGACTATGGGCGATCCAGAAGAAATGTAAGAATCGTGTTGTAAAATACTGTGCGTAGCATATGGCGTAATGTTACTCCATGTGAGTTTATTGTTTGTGATCAA is part of the Neodiprion virginianus isolate iyNeoVirg1 chromosome 5, iyNeoVirg1.1, whole genome shotgun sequence genome and encodes:
- the LOC124305076 gene encoding uncharacterized protein LOC124305076, which produces MINTTIFKSAFILLALLYQAMSHPLDTDAGVESSKFSAEEITAIRPSVGGDHYDQRQNGTKNFRIHVDGVVIVVAPAEALLLAGELDPSILGFGQEGIDAPLKPETASTESHKPLTIEETQKPIKKKFIHSHNLRLSSLLGPILRSISP